A genomic stretch from Pirellulales bacterium includes:
- a CDS encoding PQQ-dependent sugar dehydrogenase, whose product MVALSPAKTLFAAYAVERLVTGLNQPMYVTQAPGDDSSLYIVERREGTNTLGRVQKYDLQTQSITTFLDLSGTVNSDGGLLAMEFRPDFETSGYFYVTLNDSGVNRLEEYRVVDGAPVFQRRLLQYNNLANVFHTINQPLFRPGGSSTELYLTTGDGGTQADQGSFNPALIESPNSIYGKVLRFDLNASYPVPAVDATHAGVSVVALGIRNPYRSSFDRETGDFYFGDVGFNAAEEVNFIPAGHFANPAAPPLDFGWTSREGTIATPGSSAGGPGSPGDLNPVFEYSHGPHIVLPHPSALYGTSITGGYVYRGPAAELHGRYFFSDFVNGNVYSGTFDPNTPSAAYNGANMTGIENHTVQFETLAGGSSDIRFVTSFGEDNAGNLYIVKFGNSFFPANGQGEIYRVIPAVALDAVVNRSTGAITLTNNTGAPLSLKSLSLASSVGAIQRSALTPITGFYDAEGDGSVDDVNAWIVTSPAGSYSLFAEASTGDPGTLDAGQQIVLSPASGWIRSPVEDLALSITDAADAVVNATVIYVGNGGSPFVRSDLNFDGALTVADWEIFVANAGATFVGLSTAASYGLGDLNGDGENGYADFQLFKADYVAVHGEAAFAALLAVPEPATAGLLLAAGIAWTRRRRTANPRRSATGDRQSRMDSIPHASDRT is encoded by the coding sequence ATGGTCGCCTTGTCGCCGGCCAAGACGCTGTTCGCCGCCTACGCCGTCGAGCGGCTCGTCACCGGCTTGAACCAGCCGATGTACGTGACCCAGGCGCCGGGCGACGATTCGTCGCTGTACATCGTCGAACGGCGCGAGGGAACGAACACGCTAGGGAGGGTTCAAAAATACGACCTGCAGACGCAGTCGATCACGACGTTTCTGGACCTCTCGGGAACCGTCAACTCGGACGGCGGTCTCTTGGCGATGGAATTTCGTCCCGACTTCGAAACCAGCGGCTATTTCTACGTCACGCTGAACGACTCGGGAGTGAACCGCCTGGAGGAGTACCGTGTCGTCGACGGCGCGCCGGTCTTCCAGCGGCGGCTGCTGCAGTACAACAACCTGGCCAACGTGTTTCACACGATCAATCAGCCGTTATTCCGACCGGGCGGGAGCAGCACCGAGCTTTACCTCACCACCGGCGACGGCGGAACCCAGGCGGATCAAGGGTCGTTCAACCCGGCGCTCATCGAGAGCCCGAATTCAATCTACGGCAAAGTGCTGCGCTTCGACCTGAACGCCAGCTATCCGGTTCCGGCCGTCGATGCGACGCACGCCGGGGTGAGCGTCGTCGCGCTCGGGATTCGCAATCCTTATCGCTCGTCGTTCGATCGCGAGACCGGCGACTTTTACTTCGGCGACGTCGGTTTCAACGCGGCAGAAGAAGTGAACTTCATCCCGGCCGGTCATTTCGCCAATCCTGCCGCGCCGCCCCTGGACTTCGGTTGGACCAGCCGCGAGGGAACGATCGCCACGCCGGGCAGTTCGGCAGGCGGCCCCGGGTCGCCCGGCGATTTGAATCCCGTCTTCGAGTACTCCCACGGACCGCACATCGTGTTGCCGCATCCCTCGGCTCTGTACGGCACCTCGATCACCGGCGGCTACGTCTACCGCGGCCCGGCGGCAGAACTGCACGGGCGGTACTTCTTCTCTGATTTCGTGAACGGCAACGTCTACTCGGGGACGTTCGACCCGAACACGCCCTCCGCGGCCTACAACGGCGCGAACATGACCGGCATCGAGAATCACACGGTCCAGTTCGAGACCCTGGCCGGCGGCTCCTCGGACATTCGGTTCGTGACGTCCTTCGGCGAAGACAACGCGGGCAACCTGTACATCGTCAAGTTCGGCAACTCGTTCTTTCCGGCCAACGGCCAAGGAGAGATCTACCGCGTCATCCCCGCGGTGGCGCTTGACGCCGTGGTGAATCGGAGCACCGGCGCCATCACGCTGACGAATAACACGGGGGCGCCGCTGTCGCTGAAATCGCTCTCGCTCGCCTCGTCCGTCGGCGCAATCCAGCGCAGCGCCTTGACGCCGATCACCGGCTTCTACGACGCGGAGGGGGACGGGTCGGTCGACGACGTCAACGCCTGGATCGTCACGTCGCCTGCAGGCAGCTATTCGCTGTTTGCCGAAGCGTCAACCGGCGACCCGGGCACGCTGGACGCGGGGCAGCAGATCGTGCTTTCGCCGGCAAGCGGCTGGATCCGCTCGCCTGTCGAGGACTTGGCGCTTTCGATCACCGACGCCGCCGACGCCGTCGTCAACGCCACCGTGATCTACGTCGGAAACGGCGGCAGTCCGTTCGTTCGAAGCGATCTGAACTTCGACGGGGCGTTGACGGTCGCCGACTGGGAGATCTTCGTCGCCAACGCCGGGGCGACGTTTGTCGGGCTCAGTACGGCGGCCTCGTACGGCTTGGGAGATCTCAACGGAGACGGCGAGAACGGCTATGCCGACTTTCAGCTCTTCAAAGCCGATTACGTCGCCGTCCACGGCGAGGCGGCGTTCGCGGCGTTGCTCGCCGTGCCCGAGCCCGCGACGGCGGGCTTGCTGCTCGCGGCAGGAATTGCGTGGACGCGACGGCGGCGCACCGCCAACCCTCGCCGGTCTGCGACCGGCGACCGCCAGTCGCGCATGGATTCGATTCCGCATGCGAGCGACAGGACCTGA
- a CDS encoding sigma-70 family RNA polymerase sigma factor → MNENGDPSEPGARKAEDGSEDFVQLLTNSQLMLHRYIASMLGGLDDARQILQDVNLTLWRKRDEFALGTNFSVWSRKVAYWQVRAFLRDRRRDRHVFNDELLELIADRSAIGEEEADSDGDTTQEALRTCLEHLTLANRALIRERYSNGLSVQALALRHNKSDNAMRVALLRIRRVLLRCIRKAIAMT, encoded by the coding sequence ATGAACGAGAACGGAGACCCGTCAGAGCCCGGAGCCCGCAAGGCTGAGGACGGCAGCGAGGATTTCGTCCAACTGCTGACCAACTCGCAACTGATGCTCCATCGATACATCGCCTCGATGCTGGGAGGGTTGGACGATGCCAGACAGATTCTTCAGGACGTGAATCTGACCCTGTGGCGAAAGCGGGACGAATTCGCCCTGGGGACGAATTTCTCCGTCTGGTCCCGCAAGGTCGCCTATTGGCAAGTCCGCGCCTTTTTGCGCGACCGGCGTCGCGATCGGCATGTGTTCAACGACGAACTGCTGGAACTGATCGCCGACCGTTCGGCGATCGGCGAAGAGGAGGCCGACTCCGACGGCGACACGACCCAGGAGGCCCTGCGGACGTGTCTTGAACACCTGACGCTCGCGAATCGGGCGCTGATTCGCGAACGATACTCGAACGGCCTGTCGGTTCAGGCCTTGGCGCTGAGGCATAACAAGTCCGACAACGCCATGCGCGTGGCCTTGCTGAGGATTCGCCGCGTGCTGCTTCGTTGCATCAGGAAGGCGATCGCGATGACATGA
- a CDS encoding transposase, translated as MLNNRARTQRDYGKRLQRQRSERGERSFAHVCETGGGRRTWLRGLANVRKHHLLKAAAHNLGLILRKLLEAGKPRAYAALLPLLHAVQIAQITRRRLLRILDDLKINSRRSPLRWSA; from the coding sequence GTGCTCAACAATCGGGCCCGCACGCAGCGGGACTACGGCAAGCGGCTGCAGCGCCAGCGGAGCGAACGGGGCGAGCGGAGCTTCGCCCACGTCTGCGAGACCGGCGGCGGCCGCCGGACTTGGCTGCGCGGCCTCGCGAACGTTCGCAAGCACCACCTTCTGAAGGCCGCTGCGCACAACTTGGGTCTGATCCTCCGCAAGCTGCTGGAAGCAGGCAAACCGCGGGCCTACGCGGCGCTGTTGCCGCTTCTGCACGCCGTGCAGATCGCCCAGATTACGCGCCGCCGACTCCTACGCATTCTCGACGACCTGAAAATCAACTCCCGACGCTCGCCGTTACGGTGGAGTGCATAG
- a CDS encoding LamG domain-containing protein has product MTHQLGGHTSLRRRMLGAALFALIFSPAADAALRNQWTFNGNANDSVGGQNATIVDNTGISMFTGGELDLRANNGAGSGQDFSQPATVGAYVDLPNHVFTDAVLFGEFGQATLEGWFTVDTHRDWARLWDIGTSSGGEDISNGGTGPYTIFTPQRGDSWERPAASTRQGGESFVMSATPNPIPVNVKQHVVVTFDQFDTSAGENGTLKLYLNNGTPIVGPIATGMALEQMNDVNVWLGRAQYPDPLFDGLIDEFRIYDHALSSGEVSTSFTTGPVPVPLPVLRVDRATGAMSLVNPASTAFNLTGYSIGSASGGLVPGSWNSVDAGNVFDNNGTWTPSSSTQTLIAESVTGGTLDGGTLAGGASVSIGNAWLRTPVSSDLTFSFTLNGGPNGAGVVEYVGSAPARSDLNGDGALTPADWAIFTANHRTNLAGNLPAVAYSKGDLNGTLTNDYADFQLFKADYIAANGEAAFAALTSVPEPASLALALAAGGTLLCRRFKRRS; this is encoded by the coding sequence ATGACTCATCAGCTTGGCGGTCATACGTCACTGCGACGTCGGATGCTCGGCGCCGCCCTCTTCGCCTTGATCTTCTCGCCTGCGGCAGACGCCGCATTGCGGAATCAATGGACGTTCAACGGCAACGCAAACGACTCGGTCGGCGGGCAGAACGCCACGATCGTCGACAACACAGGCATCAGCATGTTTACGGGCGGCGAGCTCGACCTCCGGGCAAACAACGGGGCGGGCTCCGGCCAGGACTTCTCGCAACCGGCGACTGTCGGGGCGTACGTCGATCTGCCGAACCACGTCTTCACCGACGCCGTGCTCTTCGGAGAGTTCGGCCAAGCGACGCTCGAGGGCTGGTTCACAGTCGATACGCACCGCGACTGGGCGCGTCTGTGGGATATCGGCACTAGCTCCGGGGGCGAAGACATCTCCAACGGGGGAACCGGCCCGTACACGATCTTCACCCCGCAGCGCGGCGATTCGTGGGAACGCCCTGCCGCGTCGACTCGGCAGGGGGGCGAGTCGTTCGTCATGTCGGCGACCCCGAATCCGATCCCCGTCAACGTGAAACAACACGTCGTCGTGACCTTTGACCAGTTCGACACGTCCGCCGGCGAAAACGGCACGCTTAAGCTCTACCTCAACAACGGGACGCCAATCGTCGGGCCGATTGCGACGGGCATGGCGCTCGAGCAGATGAACGACGTCAACGTCTGGCTCGGCCGGGCGCAGTATCCCGATCCGCTGTTCGACGGACTGATCGACGAGTTCCGCATCTACGATCACGCACTGAGCAGCGGCGAGGTTTCGACCAGCTTTACGACCGGGCCGGTCCCCGTCCCGCTTCCCGTGCTCCGCGTCGATCGCGCGACCGGAGCCATGTCGCTCGTGAACCCCGCGAGCACCGCGTTCAACCTGACCGGCTACTCCATCGGCTCGGCGTCCGGCGGGCTCGTCCCGGGGTCTTGGAATTCCGTCGACGCGGGGAACGTGTTTGACAACAACGGCACGTGGACGCCGAGCTCCTCCACGCAGACGCTTATCGCGGAAAGCGTCACGGGCGGCACGCTCGACGGCGGGACCTTGGCCGGAGGGGCGAGCGTCTCGATCGGCAACGCTTGGCTCAGGACGCCGGTGTCGTCTGATCTCACGTTCAGCTTCACCCTCAACGGCGGTCCGAACGGCGCCGGCGTCGTCGAGTACGTCGGCTCCGCCCCGGCCCGGAGCGATCTCAACGGCGACGGAGCCCTGACCCCCGCCGACTGGGCGATCTTCACCGCCAACCACAGAACGAACCTCGCCGGCAACTTGCCGGCCGTCGCGTACTCCAAAGGCGACTTGAACGGGACGCTGACGAACGACTACGCCGACTTTCAGTTGTTCAAGGCCGACTACATCGCGGCCAACGGCGAGGCGGCGTTCGCTGCGTTGACCTCGGTCCCCGAGCCGGCGTCGCTGGCCCTGGCGCTGGCCGCCGGCGGGACCCTGCTCTGCCGGCGCTTCAAGAGACGGAGTTGA
- a CDS encoding FecR domain-containing protein: MDREFEQFDQLCCDLVDGTIAEADFRRLQELMQSDVRLVDRYVEWIRLHSRLDLELGADGLAAAIKGARTAGKAAPKQLAPRALDVRGRGPASGGASRIRRTWPSLALATAALVLVAAMLALRENDKLAVAPTESVELPEPSVATPPAVLAEVPAGGAVDEDKRPAVRGRERAPRRVPRGFGVISQVMAAKWSDDRMATDVGARIPERRLRLVQGAVQIELVNGVSLIVQSPADFEVKSPQQVVCHSGQIRAHVPKVADEFAIVTPSYKVVDLGTEFALDVAADGSSKCHVLDGEVELHLPAREEREPVLLRQGESIMARPGGALEKDDASADRIPVDAATLADMASRYQGERFTAWKEFSEQFRQDPSLLAYFDFEGLVGWSRSLPCRSQGRMSVLDGAIVGCQVAQGRWPEKTALEFKRVNDRVRINVPGEHESLSMTAWIRIEGFERSLSSIMLTDGHDLGEVHWQITNYGALRLGVKAESDRSHDFDSPGVVTPDVLGRWLHLAVVYDGAAGRVTHFVNGEAISSHRIATRTVLRIGAGEIGNWVPIPVPQQDLWQSIRSLNGRIDDFAILSRPLSPEEVAGMYLVGRP; the protein is encoded by the coding sequence GTGGATCGCGAATTCGAACAATTCGACCAGCTCTGCTGCGACTTGGTCGACGGTACGATCGCCGAGGCTGACTTCCGGCGATTGCAGGAGCTCATGCAATCCGACGTCCGCCTTGTCGACCGGTACGTGGAATGGATTCGGCTCCACTCGCGCCTCGACTTGGAACTGGGCGCCGACGGGCTCGCCGCCGCGATCAAAGGCGCGCGAACTGCCGGCAAGGCTGCGCCGAAACAACTCGCTCCGCGCGCCCTCGATGTCCGCGGTCGGGGGCCCGCCAGCGGCGGCGCTTCCCGAATTCGCAGGACCTGGCCGTCGCTCGCCCTGGCGACGGCGGCGCTCGTGCTGGTCGCAGCGATGCTCGCCCTGCGCGAGAACGACAAACTTGCCGTGGCTCCGACCGAATCGGTCGAGTTGCCGGAGCCGTCGGTCGCGACCCCGCCGGCAGTCCTTGCGGAGGTTCCTGCCGGAGGCGCGGTGGACGAAGACAAACGCCCTGCAGTCCGCGGCAGGGAACGCGCTCCCCGACGCGTTCCTCGGGGTTTCGGCGTGATCTCGCAGGTCATGGCCGCCAAGTGGAGCGACGACCGCATGGCCACCGACGTCGGAGCCCGGATCCCCGAACGGCGGCTGAGGCTCGTGCAAGGCGCCGTCCAAATCGAGTTGGTCAACGGCGTCAGTTTGATCGTTCAATCGCCGGCGGATTTCGAGGTCAAGAGCCCCCAGCAGGTCGTCTGCCATTCCGGCCAGATCCGCGCTCACGTGCCGAAGGTCGCTGACGAATTCGCGATCGTCACCCCCTCCTACAAGGTGGTCGATCTGGGGACGGAGTTCGCCCTCGACGTCGCGGCCGACGGGTCCTCGAAGTGCCACGTTCTTGACGGCGAAGTGGAATTGCATTTGCCGGCTCGCGAGGAGCGCGAACCGGTGCTGCTGCGACAAGGCGAGAGCATCATGGCGCGCCCGGGGGGGGCTCTTGAGAAAGACGACGCGTCGGCGGACCGTATTCCCGTCGACGCCGCGACCCTCGCCGATATGGCCTCCCGATACCAGGGCGAGCGCTTCACGGCCTGGAAGGAGTTCAGCGAGCAGTTCCGTCAAGACCCGTCGTTGTTGGCGTACTTCGATTTTGAAGGCCTCGTCGGGTGGTCGCGGTCGCTTCCCTGCCGGTCGCAGGGGCGGATGAGCGTCCTGGACGGGGCGATCGTCGGCTGCCAAGTGGCTCAAGGCCGGTGGCCCGAGAAGACCGCGCTCGAGTTCAAACGCGTCAACGACCGCGTCCGCATCAACGTTCCGGGAGAGCACGAATCCCTGTCCATGACTGCCTGGATACGGATCGAGGGTTTCGAGCGATCGCTCAGTTCGATCATGTTGACCGACGGCCACGACCTGGGCGAGGTCCATTGGCAGATCACCAATTACGGCGCCTTGCGGTTGGGGGTCAAGGCGGAGAGCGACCGTTCGCACGACTTCGATTCGCCGGGCGTCGTCACGCCCGACGTCCTGGGACGCTGGCTCCATCTGGCCGTTGTGTACGACGGAGCCGCGGGACGCGTGACCCACTTCGTCAACGGCGAGGCGATCTCGTCGCACAGAATCGCGACCCGCACGGTGCTCCGCATCGGCGCGGGCGAGATCGGCAACTGGGTCCCGATCCCGGTTCCCCAGCAGGATCTGTGGCAATCAATTCGCAGTCTCAACGGTCGGATCGACGATTTCGCGATCCTCTCCCGACCGCTCTCCCCCGAGGAGGTGGCGGGAATGTACCTCGTCGGGCGACCGTAG
- a CDS encoding LamG domain-containing protein, translated as MKRQLWMLLLAGIVGAPAAQGALVNRYSFNDGTANDSVSGQNGIVYGSNASIAGGELNLANNPSPSSNSNNDGTGAGGWVDLPNGLVSAAATGGASAQVSIEMWVTMNSNGDWRALFSAGRSNGGEGISDSAGGRPYIQIIPRTGDGGRGNDFRVTTSSSAGEGPTTWVDDLGDANGTDLAIGSQEHIVAVLDQSGGLPGSLTVYRNGALMGNSGISGALDLLAFAPDELNVWLGRSQWNDGMVDANYDEVRIYNTALSAAQALDNFTAGPNVVLGPVVPEPTCLVLAIAALAGGKGIRRFGA; from the coding sequence ATGAAGCGACAACTGTGGATGCTCCTCCTGGCGGGGATCGTCGGTGCGCCCGCGGCTCAGGGAGCCTTGGTGAATCGATACTCGTTCAACGACGGCACGGCCAACGACTCGGTAAGCGGCCAGAACGGCATCGTGTACGGCTCCAACGCCAGCATCGCCGGGGGCGAGCTGAACTTGGCGAACAACCCCAGCCCGAGCTCGAACTCGAACAACGACGGAACCGGCGCCGGCGGTTGGGTCGACCTGCCCAACGGGCTCGTCTCCGCCGCCGCGACGGGAGGCGCCAGCGCCCAGGTCTCGATCGAAATGTGGGTCACGATGAACAGCAACGGCGATTGGCGGGCGCTCTTCTCGGCCGGCCGCAGCAACGGCGGCGAGGGGATCTCCGACAGCGCCGGCGGACGACCGTACATCCAGATTATTCCTCGCACCGGCGACGGCGGCCGCGGGAACGACTTCCGCGTCACGACCAGCTCGAGCGCCGGCGAAGGACCGACCACCTGGGTCGACGACCTGGGCGACGCCAACGGCACTGATCTTGCGATCGGATCGCAAGAGCACATCGTCGCCGTTCTCGATCAGTCGGGCGGCCTGCCCGGATCGCTCACGGTGTATCGCAACGGCGCGCTGATGGGAAACTCCGGGATCTCGGGCGCGCTCGACCTGCTCGCCTTTGCTCCGGACGAGCTCAACGTGTGGCTCGGTCGGTCGCAGTGGAACGACGGCATGGTCGACGCCAACTACGACGAAGTGCGGATTTACAACACGGCCCTGAGCGCAGCCCAGGCGCTCGACAACTTCACCGCCGGTCCGAACGTCGTGCTCGGGCCGGTCGTGCCGGAGCCGACCTGCCTGGTCCTGGCGATCGCGGCCCTGGCGGGCGGAAAGGGGATTCGGCGATTCGGCGCATGA
- a CDS encoding glycoside hydrolase family 127 protein: MKRPSKQSCSRPAPSRRQFLRASATTVGTLVVSSGLATSSLHGADASSVKPRSIATAVFPREPLRKVPFAALPLGSVRARGWMLKQLELQRDGLTGRADALLPSLTRESSAWLARGVGDGEGWEKGPYYAKGLTSLAYTLQDPALVAKAEAWVEAILGSQREDGFYGPKNDDWWPRMVVNVMLRDYAEATGDDRVVPFLARYYAHMLKRLPKRPLQEWGKARAGDEIDSVFWLYNRTGDESLLVLADLLDEQSYQWRTIFAENAFFNSSRPVADFYPKHSVNVAQALKAPAIYWQRSGNDADRAAYRQAIEHLTADHGTSFGINTGTEMVSGRSTVEGVELCAIVENMLSAETALRILGDARIGDELELVAFNALPAAFSKNFRQHVYYTLANNVSARRGLVGYEVDYADGRTPAARSGYPCCCYNLHMGWPKLVQNAWAATAAGGLALMTYVPSEATTRLPDGTVVRAVCETNYPFSETIAVAIQVDQPTKFPLSLRIPGWCRRPVVAVNGKPWPDVAGGQFAELDRVWTTGDRIEIQYPMQASFVPGVNGAVSVRRGPLVYSLRMDEKWTEIETSPVAGFESYEVASETPWNYALEVDVDHPEEPLAFETRPLAENPFATGAAPVVLKARAKRVPEWQSRPDGLLSLDPPASPVASDQPTETIELAPFGSQMLRVTNFPVLGTPSPPPRQWSTDFENGDGAAWIVYRGGVVRKNRLHLPLGAKALATNTDFADVAFQAIVSVGSEGDAGLVFRVTEPSLGFDDYKGYYAGLDALHGVVLVGKSDYSWTPLARGPFNVAADRDYLLKVVVIGSRIELWIDDAPDPVLTCRDDSFTHGMTGVRSYANRASFRTLRAVEI, translated from the coding sequence ATGAAACGCCCGTCCAAGCAGTCCTGCAGTCGTCCGGCCCCGTCACGGCGTCAGTTCTTGCGGGCCTCCGCGACGACGGTCGGAACGCTGGTCGTGTCGTCGGGACTGGCGACGTCCTCGCTGCACGGCGCCGATGCGTCGAGCGTCAAACCACGCTCGATCGCGACGGCGGTGTTTCCGCGCGAGCCGCTGAGAAAGGTCCCCTTCGCGGCCCTGCCGTTAGGAAGCGTCCGCGCCCGGGGTTGGATGCTCAAGCAGTTGGAACTCCAACGCGACGGACTCACGGGTCGGGCCGACGCGCTGTTGCCGAGCTTGACGCGCGAGTCGAGCGCCTGGCTGGCACGGGGCGTCGGCGACGGCGAGGGGTGGGAGAAGGGGCCGTACTACGCAAAAGGGCTGACCTCGCTGGCCTACACGCTGCAAGACCCGGCGCTCGTCGCAAAAGCCGAAGCGTGGGTCGAGGCGATCCTCGGCTCGCAGCGCGAGGACGGCTTTTACGGGCCGAAGAACGACGACTGGTGGCCCCGCATGGTCGTCAACGTCATGCTGCGCGACTATGCCGAGGCGACGGGCGACGACCGGGTCGTCCCGTTTCTCGCCCGGTACTACGCCCACATGCTCAAGCGGCTTCCGAAGCGACCGCTGCAGGAATGGGGCAAAGCCCGGGCTGGCGACGAGATCGACTCCGTGTTCTGGCTCTACAACCGTACGGGCGACGAGTCCTTGCTCGTACTGGCCGATCTGCTTGACGAGCAGAGTTACCAGTGGCGGACGATCTTCGCCGAGAACGCCTTTTTCAATTCCTCCCGCCCCGTCGCCGACTTCTATCCAAAGCACTCGGTCAACGTGGCCCAGGCGCTCAAGGCGCCGGCGATCTACTGGCAGCGCTCCGGGAACGACGCCGATCGTGCGGCGTATCGCCAGGCGATCGAGCATCTGACCGCCGATCACGGCACGTCGTTCGGCATCAACACGGGGACGGAGATGGTCTCCGGGCGCTCGACCGTCGAAGGGGTCGAGCTGTGCGCGATCGTCGAAAACATGCTGAGCGCCGAGACCGCGTTGCGAATCCTGGGAGACGCTCGCATCGGCGACGAGCTGGAACTCGTGGCGTTCAATGCGCTCCCCGCGGCGTTCTCGAAGAACTTTCGCCAACACGTCTACTACACGCTGGCGAACAACGTCTCCGCCCGTCGCGGGCTAGTCGGATACGAGGTCGACTACGCCGACGGCAGAACGCCGGCGGCAAGATCGGGGTATCCCTGCTGCTGCTACAACTTGCACATGGGGTGGCCGAAGCTCGTCCAGAACGCCTGGGCGGCGACTGCCGCCGGGGGCTTGGCGCTGATGACGTACGTCCCGTCGGAGGCGACGACGCGTCTTCCCGACGGAACCGTCGTGCGCGCCGTCTGCGAGACGAACTACCCGTTTTCCGAAACGATCGCCGTCGCGATCCAGGTCGACCAGCCGACTAAGTTCCCGCTCAGCCTGCGCATACCGGGGTGGTGTCGCCGCCCGGTCGTGGCCGTCAACGGCAAGCCCTGGCCCGACGTCGCCGGCGGCCAGTTCGCCGAGCTGGATCGCGTGTGGACGACCGGCGATCGGATCGAAATTCAATACCCCATGCAGGCGAGCTTCGTGCCCGGCGTCAACGGCGCCGTCTCGGTCCGCCGGGGGCCGCTGGTCTACTCGCTCCGCATGGACGAGAAGTGGACCGAGATCGAGACCTCGCCCGTCGCCGGGTTCGAGTCGTACGAGGTCGCCTCCGAGACCCCTTGGAACTACGCTCTGGAGGTCGACGTCGACCATCCTGAGGAGCCGCTCGCGTTCGAGACTCGACCGCTCGCGGAAAACCCCTTTGCAACCGGCGCGGCGCCGGTCGTTCTCAAGGCCCGCGCCAAGCGCGTACCGGAGTGGCAGTCGCGTCCCGACGGGTTGCTGTCGCTCGACCCGCCGGCCTCCCCGGTGGCGTCCGATCAACCGACCGAGACGATCGAGCTGGCCCCGTTCGGTTCGCAGATGCTGCGGGTCACGAACTTTCCCGTCTTGGGGACGCCTTCGCCTCCGCCGCGCCAATGGAGCACCGACTTTGAGAACGGGGACGGCGCGGCGTGGATCGTCTACCGGGGCGGGGTCGTCCGCAAGAATCGACTTCACCTGCCGCTCGGCGCCAAGGCTCTGGCGACGAACACCGACTTCGCCGACGTCGCCTTTCAGGCGATCGTCAGCGTCGGCTCCGAAGGCGATGCAGGCCTCGTGTTCCGCGTGACCGAACCCTCTCTCGGGTTCGACGATTACAAAGGGTATTACGCAGGACTCGACGCCCTTCACGGCGTCGTCCTGGTGGGCAAAAGCGACTACTCGTGGACCCCCTTGGCGCGGGGGCCCTTCAACGTCGCGGCCGACCGCGATTACCTCCTCAAGGTCGTCGTGATCGGGTCGCGGATCGAGCTCTGGATCGACGACGCCCCCGACCCCGTGCTCACGTGCCGCGACGATTCGTTCACGCACGGCATGACGGGGGTTCGCTCCTACGCGAACCGCGCCTCGTTCCGCACGCTGCGCGCCGTGGAGATTTGA